ATCAAGGTGTGTGCTTGGAACCAGTGTGTCAGTTCATGGTATTGGAATGGGTATCGGTCAATTTTGAATCTACCAaaaattaaggggaaaaaaacattGTTTTGGCCAATACCAACAATACATATCGGGCATCATGTTGTTATTAGTCACAACCAATATCGATACGAATTGACTGATACAATCAATATGATACTAATAGCTAAAACCATACTGCTTAGAACTTACCACTCCCTAGCTAGATATGGATATGGACTACGACTATTTTTCACCCCAAAAAGACTACGACTGTTAGACTGAGTGTTAACCTAGTAAGAACTGAGAAATAAGATGCAGGGAAGCAAGTACTGTGTAAATTGAGAAATTAAAGTAAAATTATGCAAAGtatttatgaaaaattatcaatgaatataaaaattttaCTTGACGTAGGGCTAGAGATGGAGGCATCCTTTGGGAAGGGACCCATAACAACTACAAATACTTACTGAACGACTCAGATCAATCGTcatacaaaagtaacaaaaaatATCTAATTCTAATATCCTTTAATGggaaatgagatttttttttattcttgcaGGGTTTATACCTTACCCTCACTCCAAAATTTGCTATTACCATGAGACGAGTAGACAGGGATTCAGAATGGGACAGTAAATCaagggatccggctcctctccagcgcactTGTGTCGTGCGGCTGGGGGGCTTCGATCCACACCACCACACACATCCCAATGCAGTGGCGCATGGATCGAGGCCTCCCCAGCCGGACGATGTGCGCTAGACATCATCCCACGTGGGAGAAGATCTCAATCCTAAATCAAGGGAGAATTTTTAGACACCTCGAGTTCAGCAGCCTCAGAAATGGTATCAGATGGAATGGCCACTCTCTTTCGCTTCTTTTCTTCAGAGAAAATTTCCCAGCTTAGAGTGAGGCATGGAAGCTTTGGAAGCAGAAGAATATTCAGAATCAGAAACCCACATCTGTAGAAGAAAGGCTAATGGAGGGCATGATGTTTAGGATTTAGCAAAGGAGAAAAAGTAAGTAAATGGAACAAGTGCTCACAATACCACACCAATAACATAGCCAAAAGAACCGAGGCTTTCTGGTAGAATGATAGTCAAAATGTGAAAAAATGACAGGAGAGGAAAATCCCTACCGCAAGGGAGAAGAAACACTAGAGATCATTTTACCTTTCCCATTAAATGAGATATGCATATGAGCCTTAGTTTTTCTGTGAGCAGTGTACTGCTCAATAGGCTTGTTGATAGAGTGGTGGATTTGAAACCCTTGAGTGGCAGAACCTCTGCCGGGCGGGTTTatacttgttttttattttttttttcaggggcACAGTCTATATAAACTTGGTTCATGGCGAATGAAGAGCATCTTCGAGCAGGATTTAACAAGCATTACAATGCAAAATTAAATGTACATCAACTCTGGACTAACTGGGAATGTATGGGGCAGAGAAGAGGGGAGAGAATGCATCAGGAACATCTACGTAACTAAATGGCAGCCTTTTAAAGGCAatatattcttttctcttcaaaaaACAAAGTTTTTACTTCCCGCAAGTTCATTACACAGCAAAAAGAATGGAACGGGGAAGTAAACCTCATTTTGCATAATATATATTTGCCATGTTACTGCAATAATAAAGCTTCTGGCCTTTGTTCACTCACAGTATTCCAAGCTCAAACAGCCTTTCGTCATGGCTATAAAAATTTTCTGCAGGAGTGAAAGGTCCATGGAATCAGTACTGCTTTCAGCATGATCATTCAACATCTGAAGTTCCATTCTCCATTAAGTTTCATACCACAGAAGCTTCACTGTAGGAATAATAGCTGTAGAAAAATCACCATTATACAGATAATCAATCCAACAACTCAGGCATCACTTTTGTTCTCAGTCCAGAAAAAGGTGATTCACAGTACCTCAATAATTCAGCAAGTGGAGTGAGTAAataatgcccccccccccccccaatccccCCAAATGAATCACTTGCAAAACACGAAAATGGGTCTGTTGAATCCTCCCGTACTGCCTGGTAAACTGGCAGTTATGTTCTCCACTGTCCTAAATCCAATCTACAAGGACGTCAAAGATcagaacaaaataaaacaatgaCTTTCTCCCAACAAACTAATTTTGAATTATAAAAATCAATAGTCAATGAGATTACCTTGTCTAGAAGTATTTCCTGAAAATGGGATGGAGGGATCAAAACATTATGAAAATTGAATGTCGCAATCTGCATATAGGTAGAGTCAAGGCCTCAGGCCATCTATGTACAATAAAACAATAATACAATAATTTAAGAATCATATATGATTAAAATCGGACCCAGATAGGCAAAATTAAAGTAAGCTTGAACATAAGGAATCCTGACATACAGCATGTCTGACCCACAATGGGATACAGCATATGTGGCATGGCAGGGTTTTCAGTGGAAGGAAGCACCAATAGAAGGTGGCTTCATGGCTTCATGCTTATGTCACCCACCCCACTTGCCATTTTATGTGAGGCACATAACAATTTTCATCCTTCAATGTGTTCTCAATGAATTGATAATACCAGCCAATAAGTGGACAACTGATCATTATTGCTGGGTGAGTAGCATTGCATATACATGAATCATCGACTCCAAACATCATTTATTCCATGTTTAATGAGAAAGATAAGaaccaattccaattccaagcACTCATGACAACAGAATCTCAACCCATATAGAAAACAAGGACTTGCATAACTGTAGACCACAAAGATTAATGACCAACTAGAAAAAAGATTCATGAAAATTCAATACCTCAGACACCTGATGATTGCTTTTATATGATTTCCAATTTTGTGCTTCCAACACAAGAATGCCACCCTACTCACAGTAAGGATAATGTATGAGCATGATGGTTCAAGGATATACCTTTTCAGTAAACAGAACACAGCATGAAATATATCTTTATGGACAGTAAATAAAAGTTACCGGACGAAGAAGTCTCCAGATCTTTGTAAATAAAGTAATCAATCCATCATCGCCCCAGTTCAGATGAACCCATTTTGTCACACTTAAACTGCGGAACAGGGCCCAAATCCACTTTAACACACAACCAGTgaccaaaaaataaacaaataaataaatacagtAAGGAAAAACGTTAAAACTTTTTGGTATTCAAACTGAAGAAAAGACGAAACTTTGGAAAAAACATTACTAGTTGGTCATTAAAACTTTGGAGATAATTCCTCTAAACGGTTTGAAATGCcaatctctacatttacctTAGTTTCACCCATTTTAGTAGGAAATTCAAATGCCATATTTTAAAAATGAAACAGCTGACAGTAAAAAAAGTAACTCACCAAAGAATTGTATCATATGCCTCTGAGCAGCTACGCCAGCTActaataaaattttccttccgGAAACAGACTACATCAAAAAGATTTGGCTCCTGCAAAGGATTCGAGTCTCTTACAAGATTCGTCTTTTCCTCATTTAAAGATGCAGTAATGTTATGCTCTAAACCATTCACTCCCTCAGAAAGCTTGGATCTGTTAGCATCGGAAGATCCACAACTAGCCTTGTCCATTTTGGCAATCCTTCTAAGGTTCCAATTTGCAGTCTCAACCAGATCTGGGAAAGCAAAAACAGCTTCTGATGGCAGTTCAAACACAACCAATCcactagaaagtagaaaccaTTTAAACTCAAAAATCTGTTAACTacttaaattaaaaaacacTCCATAGCCATACTTCCAGCTACAATCATAAATTTCAGGGAGTATTTACAAATCACAGATTAAAAATGAAATCTGTAGCAATTTAGTTTAGTCCTCCACAGAAAGATTGTAGAACATATACATAAAATAACTGTTAAAACTGTGTCATTGTGGGGTTGTGTTCCATAGATGGTCCATGGAACCGTGTACCATGGAATCATGTCTAATAGCTTAGTTGTAGTTTATGTCTCTTTAGTAGTTTCCCTTTGTTATTAGACTTAGGtagttatttgtttctattgtaattaGTCTTACACTCTTAGCAGGATACCTATTGAGAGTTAGTTATTGGATAATATAAAGGAATAACTCATCACGATAgagcaatctctctctctctctatatatatatctgttctcttcttctttttcacagGTTCTGGTTGTTGAGGTACTGttgcatggtatcagagccatgaaaaagaaaaagagaaaaaaagctATGAAATCCTAATTggaattataaaaaataaaaaaataaaaaaaaggggtttctTGAAgaccctgaaaaaaaaaatctgatgttTCTTGaagactgaaaaaaaaatccgactgGTTTTATCCCTCTTCGTTTACTGATGGGCGCTTCGATTGTCGCCCTTGATCACTCTCTTGAGGGTGAAACGAAAGGAATATGATGGAGAATAGTACCGAGAGTTCGTTGTAGAAGAAGGCCTGTGGTCGTAGCTGTTCTTGTAGCAGAAGTGGTGAAGGTTCCCTAAGAGATCAATTCTGTCACCACTGGAGATGACTCAATGGCACCGGCAACTGTGGGATTAACCTCAACAGGACCTCCAGAAGACGACGAGGGGACTGATAGTTGTAGCTGTTTCATCTGCAGTAGCACAGATTTTGAAGTTATTGATGTTGTTGGGCTGCGAGTGAGAAAGATTGCAGAGGAGGATTGACCTTGTTGGAGGCAGAAGCCCCTGTAGCACCTGGAGCAGAGGTTAAGGGTTTCGGTGATCTTTGGATTTGGTTCTCTCCATTTGAAGGTGTTGTTTGATGATGCTGCTGCTCTTATTCCTGCTCTGGTAGGCCTTTGCGCTAAGCTGTATATAAAGAGGTGCCTTTGCATTTTTCTGCTCCGGTTCGCCTGCGCCGGACCCTTCCGCCTCGACAAGTCATCCCCCTTGGTTACCGCCCCTCCTTCCATCTCCTTGGTTCTTGACAGCGAGGTGGAAAGCAACCtattgttgaggttttggtgtcttgacttctgatgatggactgCTGTGTGGAGCCTCCGTGGGcttaaggactatatgggtatttcagtAAATCTCCTGTATAGGGTTCCGCTATAAACATGTAGCGAGAGTTCCTTCTCTGTAATCGAAAacctgagagaggtgtgaggaacgagcgactgtaaccctattctccattgatagtgaaacagatctcatctcaccgtggacgtaggcaatcttgccgaaccacgtaaatccttgtgcacattgtgtgattgtgtttgtgtttttccTTTGCTTTTCTGCATCGTGTTAGGATTCTACAGCTATAAACCTATTTtctttagttgtttttttttattcattacgTAAAGTACCATCCCCTTCTAAGGTTATTCTTTTTTGtcccttctttttgttttgattccAGAAATACCctctctttaatttttcattccCTGACCTGGGAACTCTATTTCAGCTTGAACCCATCACCATATTAAATTCCAGAATTGTCCTTTGCCTTTAAATTTAATTCCTGATTGTCCCCCTACCTTGTTACCTTTCTCATAAGGTGTTAATCTGTTACCAGAATTTACATCAATGCCACTGGTCTTTTATATTTGCAATTTTATTGCTTTCATGGGGTTTGCATGGAGTGATGATGTTGCAGCTCTTAAGTGGATGCTGCACATTGTTTATAATATATTGGATGTTGGTTCCTTCCTTGCAAAACCGTGCTGTACTTATTGGAGATTATTTGCTCAGATTTGCTTAAATCTGGCCGAGATTCTATTTGCTACCACTGTCGTTAGTTGTGGGGTTTATGTGCTACTACTCTTTTATGATGCTGGTTATTGCTGCCATAGGATGATGGTTATCATTTATTGAATCCTCCACATTATTTGTCCATATGTcgtgctacacgtgagggggagattggagttATCATCTAGtaattgaagattattatttttatttgctcTAGTTATTATTAACTGAAGATTAATATTATTTGCTTATTCATGCCATCTATTCGTGTTATCAGCAACATACTTTCTTATGAAGATGGTTACTTGTTTGCAGCAACCTTATACTGTTACTTGTGGCTCCCAGCAACCTTATGCTGTTATTAGTGGTCCACGGTAACCTATATTGCACTTTTATCAGTAGTCGACAGTAACCTATACTGCACTTTTATCTGTCTGCTTTGTGAAGATTACTACTTGCCTTCCTTGAGAATGGtttatgatgttgttgttgctgctatgATATTTTGAGTTGTAGTTAGTTGTTATGTCTctttagtagtttccttttttaattAGACTTAGGTAGTTATTTGCTTCTATTGTGATTAGTCTTACACTCTTAGTCAGATCCCTACTGAGAATTGGTTATTGGATAATATAAAGGAATAgctagtctctctctctcactccctccccttcttcttcttcacaagtTCTGATTGTTGAGGTTTTGTCACAATAACCAAGTGCTACGTAAATATAAAGCATCAAATACAAAAATGAATAAAGAAACTACATACCATAAATACTCATTCCATAACTACGCAAACAATTCCCCCATAAACACTACATCAAAGATTGATGCTCCAGAGTTCGATGTCTAGACATAAGGGAAGGGGGGAGATGTAATAGCCAAACACTAAAATTATCATCAAATTCCTCAACCATCACTAATATGGTGACTTCAATTCCAGAGTAAGACCAAGATGTTAATGAAACATGCAGAAAACAGCAGCAAGTATGAAATACAGTTTTAAAACATGAATATTGGCTAAATGTAATACAAATAAACTAATCCGTTCATGATTTCTGATTTCAAAGTTAACTCTTAGGCAAAAGTCCAAAAACTACTCTCAGACTTGCAAAGAGATGCCGACCTccggaaaaaaaatccatattatagaaaaaagaaatgtctatctttctcccttttttcttttgtcagGGGGGAGGGGCCATGTCCACACCATTGCTAAccaatataaaagaaaagagtgtcccagtgcacgaggctcccgctactgcagggtctgggaagggCAAATGTAcccagccttaccccctgcttcgcaggagaggccatttccaagtttcaaacctgcaaccaacaggttgcaatagtgcaaattaaccattgcaccaagtCTCGCCCACTATTACTAACCAATacaagtaaaaagaaaagaaaaaaacaatccAGACTATTTAATGTAGTGCAAACGACTAATccccttaatttattttatgtaatgcAACTCTGTGTCAAAACAAAGCCCAAACACCTTATAAATAAAACCTCGTACACACCTGCCGACTCATTGTTAGAGGAGCTCCATATGGCCCTCGCATCTTTCTGATTTATTCACCCAAATGTAGCACACCACCAGAAAGTCAAAACAGGCACTGAGTTGTATCACCTATTTTTCTAATATATATTTGGACAAGATATAAGCAAGATGGCATAGAAtgcaaaacaaaaccctaaaaatggTGCAGGGTCAGTTTGGACCTACAGACCAAAGATAGACTGAAAAGAGGAACACATCACCACCCACCATGTTACTGTTGTTACTTTTCAGTTGGGCAAAATTTAGGTTTAATGAAGTGATACATCACTCATGAATTTAGGACAAATTAGAGGAGACACAGAGGTACACAGCCACACATCACTTCATTGTGGCTAGATATCCCTTGTGTGTGGATACATATTTCTGTTTACTTATGTgtagtttgttttattttgttgtactttattttatttggtgtcAAAACTGCTATGTACTAATGTTGTAATGCTCAGTGGAGTAGTTATTAGGAAGTTATTACTAGAGATTAGAGAAGTAGTTATTGCTGGAAAAGGTAGTTATTAGGgagttctctttttttatttcggGTTTTAAAAACTATATTTTGAGATGGAAGACAATGAGAGATGTTGGAACAATGGTTCAAGAATTCGGTCGAAACCACATATCTCGGTTTCTCAAGAAACTGAGACGAAAGTTGGTACAAGTTAAGTTTTGACCTGGTTTTAACCATATTTCGCAAATTTCGGTAGTTTTGACAAGCTTCAActagtttcgaccagttttgacAGCACATGACATGTCGAGTTGTGCCCagaaaataccaggtttcgaccgaaatcTCGGTTtcctggctggtcgaaaccggccttgaaacc
The nucleotide sequence above comes from Telopea speciosissima isolate NSW1024214 ecotype Mountain lineage chromosome 3, Tspe_v1, whole genome shotgun sequence. Encoded proteins:
- the LOC122656052 gene encoding probable RNA methyltransferase At5g51130 isoform X2; the encoded protein is MKTKEERNQDDMVEVEQEVEDNNEKVDETQSKTKKRKRKEVAIFGNYRNYYGYRTGDLKEDPRLMVLKKEWFEGKDCLDIGCNQGLITISIAKKFFCRSICGIDIDAHLVETANWNLRRIAKMDKASCGSSDANRSKLSEGPNLFDVVCFRKENFISSWRSCSEAYDTILCLSVTKWVHLNWGDDGLITLFTKIWRLLRPGGILVLEAQNWKSYKSNHQVSEIATFNFHNVLIPPSHFQEILLDKIGFRTVENITASLPGSTGGFNRPIFVFCK
- the LOC122656052 gene encoding probable RNA methyltransferase At5g51130 isoform X1; this encodes MKTKEERNQDDMVEVEQEVEDNNEKVDETQSKTKKRKRKEVAIFGNYRNYYGYRTGDLKEDPRLMVLKKEWFEGKDCLDIGCNQGLITISIAKKFFCRSICGIDIDAHLVETANWNLRRIAKMDKASCGSSDANRSKLSEGVNGLEHNITASLNEEKTNLVRDSNPLQEPNLFDVVCFRKENFISSWRSCSEAYDTILCLSVTKWVHLNWGDDGLITLFTKIWRLLRPGGILVLEAQNWKSYKSNHQVSEIATFNFHNVLIPPSHFQEILLDKIGFRTVENITASLPGSTGGFNRPIFVFCK
- the LOC122656052 gene encoding probable RNA methyltransferase At5g51130 isoform X3, with product MKTKEERNQDDMVEVEQEVEDNNEKVDETQSKTKKRKRKEVAIFGNYRNYYGYRTGDLKEDPRLMVLKKEWFEGKDCLDIGCNQGLITISIAKKFFCRSICGIDIDAHLVETANWNLRRIAKMDKEPNLFDVVCFRKENFISSWRSCSEAYDTILCLSVTKWVHLNWGDDGLITLFTKIWRLLRPGGILVLEAQNWKSYKSNHQVSEIATFNFHNVLIPPSHFQEILLDKIGFRTVENITASLPGSTGGFNRPIFVFCK